TATCCTTTCATTAaaggaggaaaagaaagaatatgacCGTTTAAAATGTTGGAAGGAATAATGATGTGACACGAATTAATAGTTGCGATTCTCTTTCAATTATGGGTTTAAGTGTATTAAAGAGCAATGAGAAATAATGATTTAATGATATCATTGTTTAGGAGTAAACCTAAATAGATCTAAAGAAGATGTTTGGTGAAGAGTTGGTCGATTTGGTGGTGGCTGAATAATCATTGTTACATACTGAGTTtgtacaacaacaaacaagttcGTCTAAGTCAAACAAAAATGGTCTACCAAAGAGAGGACATCTATCTTGGTAGTTGGACCTGGTCCACCGGAGCGGCAATATTTTCAGTGAATACGCTGTCAATAGAACTGCAGTGACGACAAGTTGAGTTGTCATTAGCGATAGTCACAAAAGTTAAGAATATCAATGGTGACTACAAAGAATGGATAACCAAACGAATATGATCTACTAAAAAGAATagataaccaaaccaaacaaaggaCAGACATAATTAGGGTGGACATAGACCTTGACTATTGAAACCAGTGTTCTAAAAAGGGCTAGACGCTAGTTGGGCGGTGGACTAGCGCCTAGCGCCGAGACAGTTTAGTCGGGGACTAATCAGTTACTAGGCGGTAGAAGGCGTTTagcaaaactatatattttagatacaTATTTAGGTTATATAATGACAAAGTGTTAGATGTATCATATTTTCACGTAGCATAGTGGTAAAGAGGGATGGTGTGTTATTTGTAACCTCGGTTTGAGTCATTTAGGGAACAATTCTAGTTCATTTTTAACTTAGACAAAAAGGGTAAACTTGTAATTACATTGAAGTGTCTTCTTCCTCCACTAAACCCTAATAGCCGCCAACttgctgtattttttttcttcggtCTAGCtgtatttctttcatttttcatcattttcttactttaaagacttaaatatcataaaaatacctTCATTTCCATGGATCCCTAAcacaaaaattaagttttaggTACTTTTAAATTTTGGCCGATTTTCTCTCTGATTTTGGCCAACTCGCCGTGGGTCACCACCGCCCAGAGACTTCGCGCCGCCTCGACGGCCGCCGAGGACGACTTTTAGAACACTGGTTGAAACCAATCCACCGGAGGCACAACATTTCCAGTGAATGTGTCGTCATGAGACATGCAATGAGGACAAGTTAGGTTTACAAAAGGTGGACATAATAATGGTGGACATATACTGTGACTGTTGAATGTAGTCCACTAAAACAAACGATTGACATATTGACATAGTAAGGGTGCACATATACCTTGACTGTTGAAACTGGTCCACCAGagggacaacatatattatgcATGCGTCATCATCAAACCTGCAACGGGACAAGTTGGGTTTTTGTTACAAATGGACCAAACGACTGAAATAATAACGTTCCACATATACATTAACTGCTGGATCTGAATGTGGATGAAAGGAGGTACACCATTCCTAGTGCCTGCTTCTTCATCTGACATGTGGGCAACAATGAACAAGTTCGTCAGGCCCGATGGATATGATCTACTCAACTGAAGGAGATGATAATTGTGGACAAGAGCATTGTATGATGAATTTGGTCTACCGTCTTCAGACTAGCAGGGTGTGAAAGTTTTTTGGTCAAACCTGCAAGGTTTGAAAATTTGTTTAGGACAAGTTAGGTTTTTGTTATAAAAGGTGGACATACTAATGATGGACATATACTGTGACTGTTGAATGTAGTCCACTAAAACAAACGATTGACATAGTAAGGGTGGACATATACCTTGACTGTTAAAACTGGTCCACCGAAGAGACAACATATATTGTGCCTGCGTCATCATCAAACCTGCAACGGGGACAAGTTGGGTTTTTTGTTACAAATGGACCAAACGACTGAAATAATAATGGTGCACATATACCTTAACTGTTGGATCTGGATGTGGANCTTTAAAGActtaaatatcataaaaatacctTCATTTCCATGGATCCCTAAcacaaaaattaagttttaggTACTTTTAAATTTTGGCCGATTTTCTCTCTGATTTTGGCCAACTCGCCGTGGGTCACCACCGCCCAGAGACTTCGCGCCGCCTCGACGGCCGCCGAGGACGACTTTTAGAACACTGGTTGAAACCAATCCACCGGAGGCACAACATTTCCAGTGAATGTGTCGTCATGAGACATGCAATGAGGACAAGTTAGGTTTACAAAAGGTGGACATAATAATGGTGGACATATACTGTGACTGTTGAATGTAGTCCACTAAAACAAACGATTGACATATTGACATAGTAAGGGTGCACATATACCTTGACTGTTGAAACTGGTCCACCAGagggacaacatatattatgcATGCGTCATCATCAAACCTGCAACGGGACAAGTTGGGTTTTTGTTACAAATGGACCAAACGACTGAAATAATAACGTTCCACATATACATTAACTGCTGGATCTGAATGTGGATGAAAGGAGGTACACCATTCCTAGTGCCTGCTTCTTCATCTGACATGTGGGCAACAATGAACAAGTTCGTCAGGCCCGATGGATATGATCTACTCAACTGAAGGAGATGATAATTGTGGACAAGAGCATTGTATGATGAATTTGGTCTACCGTCTTCAGACTAGCAGGGTGTGAAAGTTTTTTGGTCAAACCTGCAAGGTTTGAAAATTTGTTTAGGACAAGTTAGGTTTTTGTTATAAAAGGTGGACATACTAATGATGGACATATACTGTGACTGTTGAATGTAGTCCACTAAAACAAACGATTGACATAGTAAGGGTGGACATATACCTTGACTGTTAAAACTGGTCCACCGAAGAGACAACATATATTGTGCCTGCGTCATCATCAAACCTGCAACGGGGACAAGTTGGGTTTTTTGTTACAAATGGACCAAACGACTGAAATAATAATGGTGCACATATACCTTAACTGTTGGATCTGGATGTGGACGAGAGGAGTCACATATTCCTAGTGCCTGCTTCTTCATCTGACATGTGGGCAACAATGGACAAGTTCGTCAGACCCGATGGATATGATCTACTCAACTGAAGGACATGATAATTGTGGACAAAAGCATTGTATGATGAATTTGGTCCACCGTCTTCATACCTACAGggtttcaaagtttttttggtttaccaGCAAAATAAAACACCATACCAAAAACTGAGAACGGAAGACATAATAGCGGTGgacaagaactttttttttatcttgtccATCGAATGAAAAGATCTGCAGGGTAGACACATAATTTGTTAGATATGATTAGCAAGACGTAAATGAGAAAGGAGATTTTATAACGGTGGACAATAACCTAAGTTTTGGGATCTGGTCTATCGGATGAGAAGATCTACAAGGTGGACAACTTGATTTGCTAGAAATGGATATAAATTGGAAATCGTAGTAAGATATGGTCGACCTTATATAAAGAAGTGAAAATTAACAGTGGACGAGAACCTATGTTGGTGGATTTGGTCCTCCTGCTCTGATGACCTGCAAAGTGGACAACTATTATGTTAGAAATCAAAAATTGACTTCCAACATATGAAGAAATTGACTGGATGAAGAAATCCATCATTACATGCAAAGACGACGATTTGctattgaagaagatgaaaagatgatGCAGACGGAGAACTCGAAAATTATTAGGAGAGAAAGTCGCTCTTCTTAAACGAAActgtattaattattattcttacTTTATGTCAATTTTTCTTAAATGccgtagaattttttttttagttttaattttgagtaaaaaagataaaaaaatataatagtattCTTATAAATGCTGTGTGGCAGGTGgaagaaaaaattattgaaaatagcaTTGGCGAGAATGTTTGCTATTGTTCATGAGCAGTGCGGATAAAATTCTCAATttttaaccacaaaaaaaaaaaaaaagttgcacacAACATTccgaaaaaaactaattaagaattgaaaagcaaaaaaattgacTTATAATTGCTGAATAACCAACCGGCATTGGTGgctaaaaaattaaacaaaaagacCAACCGGCATTGGAAAACACTCTTTCAAAGTCTTActtaatgttttatgtttacgTCTTCTAAATAACACACAAATAAAGATTTAACTGTTAGATACTACTACATGGAGTAGTTAAGTAATCGTtttgagaaaggaaaaaaaacactcaGCCACTTCTGTTCTTTCCAATCTCTAAACAAACAAAGCTTTGGTTtagttcaaaaaataaatagaaatagaaatagaatttttgcagaaaaaaaaatagaagtataattttttagaaataattataagaCCTATtaagttttgactttttgtgTAGCGTGAAATGTGGTGTGGACTGTGGACCAACCCTTGAATTCTATATGGCactaaatattaacttttttaaatattaatataatatttattaacaaacaaatctcCAAAAGTGTCTCTAattatatattctaaatttgTGGAAGCAACCGATGAAAAATAGTGGAGAACTCGATAAATAGTGAAATACATTAGAGAAAAAATCGATTTAAAATTTCTGCATCTCTTTTctgctttgcttttttttttttagaaagcaaaaaaaaagaaaagaaagtgaaattAGTTTAGTTGACCCAGAGATCCCTTAAACTGCGGGGAAAGAAAAGGGACAGGAGAATAAGTAGTATTTTCACGTGGCAACCACTCGCACACTGCCCGCCCCCACCAACACACTCAAGGTTTGAATTGGCCCATTCATTAGCCCATTTTGTTAGGGCCCATTTCTCGACCGTCCGCgagaaagattaaaataaaacatttcgTTACTGTAAAATATCTATCGTCTATTTCTTATTGGGGATAAAAGTGGCTCAacctattttttaattacaatgtaacactaaagaaaacaacaacgaGAAGACTACAATTACAAACAGCAATGTGTCACTTTACCGAAAAAACTACTTTAACATTACATCATAGCCCACAAAAACCGATTAACTCGGAATTTTAGGAAGACATAACCAATAAcattaaatacaaaaacttaTACTACTACTAAAAAACAACTTAGCAAGAACACATGAGATTAAATTAGCCATATCACTCAAACATCAAACACCGTTAATCAATCCCCGATAATggaaacaaatcaaagaagCCGTCATTTTTTGTTCTCAACAACATATGTATATGATTTAGATTTGGTCACTAAAACGTCGACatattcaaaatttagaatCGCCACTAAAATaagaaaggttttttttttttttgctatcatttatctattttaaagACCACTAATTGTAACAATGTTGTTGAATTATTCTTCATCTTATTTCTAACACGATGTTCTCAGAAGATAGtacgagagaaaaaaacatgtatacAAGACGTAAAAAAGGATAcgatataaaaacaatttattttaatgcTAAAAAATAAGACTAATCCAACGATTTATAGTTATAGAGCTTAATTATCTTATCCCATCATCTCCTTTGTGAGCTTAGCAAGTGATGAAAGGTTATAcctaatgatgttatcaacaaCATATATCGTATCTTCCTCACTATTTCCTTCCGGCACATCCACCACGTaactctccaccaccaccgtcttCTCCACCGACGAAGCATCCACCGTTGTCTTCGATCTGAAATTTGCAAGCATATGGTTACCACCAATGATACTAACAACCATCACATGAGACTCATCGTCAAGCTCATCGAGCCTCTCCGTGCTGAAACCCGCTGAAAGGCCGGAGACTAACGTCACTTGCCGGACTAAGCATTTTCCTTCCCCTTCTTCGCAGGAGCCGGAGCGCATAGTGCAACTTTTGACGAAACGTTGGTAAGCTTGTGGTTTGTCGAACTGACGTAGTATTGACCACACTAGCGGCAATGGTGCTTCAATGGTCTCGACTACGCTAGAATGACATTGTTTTTGCTTAGAActttccatctttttttttgtttatatgagtttgtcTTCTATCGACTAATATTTCCTTGTctaactttagttttttttcttatgactTGTTAAGTTTTAAAGCGTGTCGAACGAACTACATATAAATGAAGGCAAACACCGActacaacattttttattttgttttaattttttttatatctacaAATTCGTCATGCATGTTAAATGAAACTTTTGAGTTCGATTCGGGTTCCTCTTACTATATACTAACAAAAAGCATTATACAATAAAAACTACACAGTATTATACACTGCaataattcgattttttttataaaatcttgtCGATCGGTATATTTAGGAAGTTTCCTAGGGTATACAGACGATCGATGTTTACACTTAAATGCACAAATTGCTTTCTTAGACACAATGATAACATGCaattgtttttcaaaaagtaCCTTACTCCTTATTTTGTTTAGGATACtcaaaattctgtttttttttcctgataaGATTATACAAATATCTCTGATGCAACGACCCTCGTTTTGTCTTCACACCGAAGAAAGCATGGGTTACTTAAGATCCATGACCTTGGTGACTGGTAACCTAAGGTCACGTTGCCATCCCTTAAATGGACTCAACTTGTCGATAattctttttaagttttcacAAAACCCTCTGTCAAGGTTTTTCTCTCGTTTAGATATTTgactattaaacaaaaaaaaagtgaacataCAAATACTTTTGACAAAATATCTTACGTAGCAACTGATAAAAATTAATTGCCACGCTTATATTTATATTGCTAATATGGGCCAAAGATTATATAAGTTATCATAAGTTACGTTactatttatatgattttttaaatattatgataaTATAGTCGATCGGTCTAATATGGAATCTTGTTGCAGCAATGCTTTGAGAGCTAAATATAGATATGTCTTTGGCTTTGCTCACGAGGTAGGTAAATACAGATGTCATTTAAACCGTAAAGCACACACTTGAATTTTAGCGAAACATAcacttgtttaaaaaaaaaaaactatttattttaatttgttgccGACCTgggatggttttttttttttttttttttttttttttttttttttttNTTCAGAGCCGATTGATTGCCTATTTAAAAGACGGCCCGATATGCCCGATATGCCCGTCTAAGCCCAACGTTCAGTGATTATATTGTCCATCTTATCTGTATATCATCGGGAAAAATGCAAAGAAAAAcccgaagttatttttatttattcgttTAATACTCAATTGTTTTggactaaaataaaaatacaccaaataataaaaacgtgttttttaaagtctaaaaaattagtgttattattttcatacccacaatttttcaacaaaatcaaaattccaatttaattttatcctgattatctaattaattattaattttttaaaatttttggttatatgttaaccatatcaaaccgCTAATATCCTCGTTTTTATCTCCGGCCAGAGACGATTCTTCTCTGCTCCGTCGCTTCTATAACTACTTCGATTCTCAACACCGTCTCCTTCATCCATTCATTCAGAGTTACCTCCGTCGACAGAGTCGGAGTTCTCTCTCCGTAATCCCGATTCCGTCGGCGTTCTCGTTCATCGACGTTGGTCTTCCGATCACCGGATACTTTACATTCCGTTAGATTGATGCTTCTGGACAATGTCTTCGGTTTTTTCTTTActgattttgttctttgttcGCAGAATGGAGATTTGTTGTGCGTGTGGCGGAGACAGATACAtataaaggtttgatttttatgtttttcaattatcattttttccgttgatttttaaaactgaaaatgtCACCGGCCGGTAGTGGTTCGAGCATTAACCAGCTTCTCGGTATCAAAGGAGCATCTCAAGAAActgtaattttcttcttcttctcgccacctttttaaaatttgggttttgaaaTTGATGTTAttgataattaatttatcatattGTGCATAATGATGTGTAATTTGGCATAGTTTAGGTCTTTTCCTATTAAAAGTAATCTCTCTCTTAACATAACCTTTGTATAAGGAGCAGGAGCAACGAGGATTAttagagagaggaggaagaaaagagaaaacgagGATTattagagagaggaggaggaagaagagggaaaGAAGATAACCGGGATTAATTTCTggtttgatatgatttatatataacccaaattttttatataaaaaattaataattaattaaataacgaaaataaaattgcaattttgattttgttgaaaaattgtggatatgaaaataacaatactaattcttttggattttaaatgacatgtttttattatttaatatatttttattctaatccAAAATAATTGGGTATTAAACATTCCAATAAAAATaacttaagattttttttggcatttttcctaTATATCATCGGTAGATATGCTTGCTCAGACGCTCACCCCACAGGTTACATTTTCGAACAAAATACTGTTTCTGCAAAACTCGATTCCTTgtggtttattttattttttgataatcCACATGTgaaagttaattattatttttcttttcattcataTCTTTTCCCAGTTTTAGTTtggaatatatattaaattgacAGTAATACTAAAACAATGTCTATAACATGAGATTTGCGGTTGGATAGCAGTAAATTATATTTGGATTCATGTATTAAATCTATGATTAAATAAACTTCTATattcaaattcttcttctcctcctctaaACCATGATATTCATGATAATGTTTGGAAACCAAAAGATAGGCACCTGTTCTTATAATCCTTCGGTGGGTATCCTTCTCGAGAACATATATGAACATTAAGATTTAAAGTCCAAATTTACATAAGAAAACGTCCTGGAATTGTAGCATTTGATTCACTTGAGCTGTACccatatatttgtttattgtttggCTCGCGATCAAAAATAGTATCTCTCAAAACATCTTAagcaagagaaaaaaacagttgCCAATTTGTCTTCGCCTGCCTTCGCATATATCACCTGGTCGCAGATGTATGGTTGTCTTCTTGGAGCAAGTATCACTCATAAATGGTATGATACGGTGAACCAGTTCTCCACTCATACCTTTCCTATCCTAGAGAGTAGAGgctatttttatgtttgatcCAATTGGTTTTCGAGTTCAGATTATATTATGCATGGAGGGAGTAGGGAGAAGAATGGGAGGCGACACAACAATTCGTCACCTTCCCANNNNNNNNNNNNNNNNNNNNNNNNNNNNNNNNNNNNNNNNNNNNNNNNNNNNNNNNNNNNNNNNNNNNNNNNNNNNNNNNNNNNNNNNNNNNNNNTCACCTGGTCGCAGATCGATGTTACGATGTATGGTTTGTTGGTACCGCAACTATTCACTTCGGGAATTGGGTCGTGGCCCAATTCCACAGGAATATGGACCGTAGTCACAACCAGGATCGGCCCATTAAACGTTATCAGAGAAAGTTCGCAAGGAGAATGGTTGGACAAGTCACTCCGGAGCTCGGGAAGCGGTCAAAGAttccataaatattatttatgtgtACACAGTATTATACATTGCAAtaattcgatttttttataaaatcttgtCTATATATTTAGGAAGTTTCCTAGGGTATATATACGATCGATGTTTACACTTAAATGTGCAAATTGCTTTCTTAGAGTAGACAGATAACATGCaattgtttttcaaaaagtaCTGTATTCCTTATTTCGTTTACTCAAAATTctgtattttcttttcttgataaGATTATACAAATATCTCTGATGAAACGAGCCTCGTTTTGTCTTCACACCGAGGAAAGCATGGGTTAATTATTTGATGAACCACCAGCCAAAGAAACAGTTTGACTCTCTCCGACACTATCAAACCCCAGATGCGGCCATAAAAACCTCCCATATTCTGTTTACATACTCCATCCTTAGATAAAAGACTATAAGCACACCGAACAGTAAACTTACCCTCAGAAGTCGCAGTCCAAAACAACCTATCCTTCGGGCTTGTAAAGTTATCAATCACAACCGCTGCAAGCTCCAAAAGTTTGTCTTCTAAGAGATATGGGGATATACGAGCCGTAATATCCTCAAAACCAATAGGCAACTCATGAATGGTGTCCTCCACCAACGGCTTAGAAGAAAGCCAAGCATCCGACCAGAATCTAATATGTCTCCCATCTCCAACGACCCAGCCAAGACCTTTGAACACTACTTCTCGCAACCCTATCCCACACTCCGCCAAGTTGACGACCAATGACTCTTAGCCACAGTCCAAGCTAACTCATGAGCATCCCCTACCTTGTATTTAGCTCTGACAACTCTCGCCCAGAGACTATGCTGGTCATGTAGTACCCGCCATTCTACCTTAGCAATCAAAGatttattcatgttttttgCTGTTCGGAGACCTAACCCTCCTTCCCATTTAGGTAAACAAACACGTTTCCAGACCACAAGATGCTGCTTTCTTTTTTCAGGAGAACTACCCCATAAGAAGTCTCGTGCCACCCTATCCAGACTGTCCAGCGTACGCCACACAGAAACGTTCCAAAATGCCTCAGATCACACGGATGTCGCATCATGGTCGCCCTCACCCAAAACCCTAGAGTCGCTCATTTTTACAAGCAGAGTCTTAGCTTCTAGAgtgattcatttttttaattaaatttataagttttaagtACGATGACGAAGCTCTCTAGCACACACTTGAATTTTAGCAAAACATACATGTGATAACCAAAACTAGATTCTCCTCCCGAAGTGTTTCCTGGACGAAGGGACTTATCACCGTAGTAATTCGAACTGAATTTAGAGACAGAATGTTGCGAGaatgaaaaatgaatattattgCCTTTCAGGAAGTTTTTCGATCCCCTTTACAATCTTTCCCCCCCCCCCTCTATTTATATTGGATCATTACATTTAATACCATATCAAATTACGACCCGCGGATCTCGCACTCCATAATAAATGAAATCTTTGACCAATCTTCCGATCTCTGAAGACTTGCCCACCGTTACGCTCTACTTCACTTCTCCGACTGAGCTTATTGGGCCGGACTCTTATGTGGCCTCGGTCTATATTGTCTGTTAGGCCCACGACTCGAGGTAACTAACCGTGGTACCAACCATACacttgtttaataaaaaaaaaaaaaactatttattttaatttgttgccGACCTgggatggttttttttttttttttttttttttttttttttttttttNCTTCACAAATTCAGAGCCGATTGATTGCCTATTTAAAAGACGGCCCGATATGCCCGTCTAAGCCCAACATTTAGTGATTATATTGTCCATCTTATGTAGTTATGTGGCTATCAGTATATATGCTCGCTCAGACGCTCACCCCCACAGGTTACATTTCGGAACAAAATACTGTTTTTGCAAAACTCGATTCCTTGtggtttattttaatttttataatccACTTGTGaaagttaattattatatttcttttcattCATATCTTTTCCCAGTTTTAGTTTGGAATACATTTTAAATTGACAGTAATACTAAAAACAATGTCTATAACATGAGATTTGCGGATGGATAGCAGTAAATTATATTTGGATTCATGTAttaaataaacttttatattcaaattcttcttctcctagaAACCATGATATTCATGATAACGTTTGGAAACCAAAAGATGGGCACCTGTTCTTATAATCCTTCGGTGGGTATCCTTCTCGAGAACATATATGAACATTAAGATTTAAAGTCCAAATTTACATAAGAAAACGTCCTGAAATTGTAGCATTTGATTCACTTGAGCTGCACCCTCGCGATCAAAAATAGTATCTCTCAAAACACCTTAagcaag
The sequence above is a segment of the Camelina sativa cultivar DH55 chromosome 10, Cs, whole genome shotgun sequence genome. Coding sequences within it:
- the LOC104718452 gene encoding abscisic acid receptor PYL13-like, yielding MESSKQKQCHSSVVETIEAPLPLVWSILRQFDKPQAYQRFVKSCTMRSGSCEEGEGKCLVRQVTLVSGLSAGFSTERLDELDDESHVMVVSIIGGNHMLANFRSKTTVDASSVEKTVVVESYVVDVPEGNSEEDTIYVVDNIIRYNLSSLAKLTKEMMG